A window from Flavobacterium lindanitolerans encodes these proteins:
- a CDS encoding ArsR/SmtB family transcription factor, whose amino-acid sequence MNLRRDVFQAIADPTRRAILLLLSTQSMTAGAIASNFDTARPTVSKHLQILTECELLNQEQNGREMYYHLNPNKLKEIADFIEPFQKMWDDRFNKLEDIMKTYQSKK is encoded by the coding sequence ATGAATCTAAGACGAGACGTATTTCAGGCCATAGCAGATCCTACCCGTAGGGCCATACTGCTACTATTATCAACCCAATCGATGACTGCCGGAGCCATCGCTTCCAATTTTGATACGGCACGGCCTACGGTATCAAAACATTTGCAGATACTCACGGAGTGTGAATTACTTAACCAGGAGCAGAATGGCAGGGAAATGTATTACCATCTTAATCCGAACAAGCTAAAAGAAATAGCCGACTTTATCGAGCCATTCCAAAAAATGTGGGATGACAGGTTCAATAAACTGGAAGACATTATGAAAACTTATCAATCAAAAAAATAA
- a CDS encoding SRPBCC family protein, with translation MERKTKINAEEGKQELQIIREFDLPLELLFKAYEEADIVAKWMGTKVVKLENKKHGSYQFETSDAQGNVVFRSNGTIHEFIPNHKITRTFEMENTPFPVQLEYLEFEKLTDTTSKLTMHVVYKSVAVRNQILQLPFAQGINMAHNRLQDVVSNLK, from the coding sequence ATGGAACGAAAAACAAAAATCAATGCTGAAGAAGGCAAACAGGAATTACAGATTATCCGGGAATTTGACCTGCCTCTGGAACTGCTTTTCAAAGCCTATGAAGAAGCAGATATCGTAGCAAAATGGATGGGAACGAAAGTAGTAAAGCTTGAAAACAAAAAGCATGGCAGCTACCAGTTCGAAACATCAGACGCTCAAGGAAATGTAGTCTTTCGGTCTAATGGAACTATCCATGAATTCATTCCGAATCACAAAATCACCCGCACCTTTGAAATGGAAAATACCCCTTTCCCTGTACAACTTGAATATCTGGAATTTGAAAAACTGACTGATACTACCAGTAAACTTACTATGCATGTTGTCTACAAATCTGTGGCTGTAAGAAATCAGATATTGCAGCTTCCTTTTGCACAGGGTATCAATATGGCTCATAACCGACTTCAAGACGTAGTTTCCAATTTAAAATAA
- a CDS encoding DoxX family protein, with amino-acid sequence MEKRNKIIYWISTLWLALGMVSTGIVQLSGVKEETEMMAHLGYPAYFLTIIGVWKILGVIAVLIPKFTILKEWAYAGFFFAMSGAIFSHLAAHDPVKDIFPALLLLVLTLVSWYFRPANRKTITVTS; translated from the coding sequence ATGGAAAAGAGAAATAAAATTATTTACTGGATTTCAACACTATGGCTGGCATTAGGAATGGTTTCTACAGGAATTGTACAATTATCAGGCGTAAAGGAAGAAACTGAAATGATGGCCCATCTGGGTTATCCTGCTTACTTTTTGACCATCATAGGCGTCTGGAAAATTTTGGGTGTTATTGCCGTACTTATTCCTAAATTTACAATACTAAAGGAATGGGCCTATGCAGGTTTCTTTTTCGCCATGTCGGGAGCAATCTTTTCTCACCTTGCGGCTCATGACCCCGTAAAAGATATTTTTCCTGCTTTATTGTTACTGGTACTTACCTTGGTATCCTGGTACTTTAGGCCGGCCAATAGAAAAACAATTACCGTCACATCGTAA
- a CDS encoding DUF4256 domain-containing protein, which produces MDKKKLSASQSETLMGILRTRFEKNANRHKGLKWSDIQAKLEANPEKLWSLDEMEETGGEPDVVGFDKKTGEYIFYDCTPESPKGRRSICYDPQALESRKEHKPKDSAIAMADAMGIEILTEEQYRELQKLGEFDLKTSSWVKTPTEIRKRGGALFCDRRYDTVFLYHNGAESYYAARGFRGCLKV; this is translated from the coding sequence ATGGATAAAAAGAAATTATCAGCATCACAAAGCGAGACACTAATGGGTATATTAAGAACCCGTTTTGAGAAAAACGCAAACCGCCACAAAGGTTTGAAATGGTCCGACATACAGGCAAAATTAGAAGCCAATCCTGAGAAACTTTGGTCGTTAGACGAAATGGAAGAAACCGGCGGCGAACCTGACGTGGTAGGGTTTGATAAAAAAACCGGCGAATATATTTTTTATGACTGCACACCGGAAAGTCCAAAAGGCCGCCGAAGCATTTGCTATGACCCGCAAGCTTTAGAATCCAGAAAAGAGCACAAACCAAAAGACAGCGCCATAGCTATGGCAGATGCTATGGGAATCGAAATACTTACAGAAGAACAATATCGCGAACTTCAAAAACTGGGAGAGTTTGACCTCAAAACATCAAGCTGGGTAAAAACACCTACAGAAATCAGAAAACGTGGCGGCGCTCTCTTTTGTGACAGACGCTACGATACCGTTTTCCTCTATCATAATGGTGCCGAATCGTATTATGCAGCCAGAGGATTCAGGGGGTGTTTAAAGGTATAA
- a CDS encoding DinB family protein, whose product MNTSELITLFHNNHIELANYVNALPDDQFLYSKNGKWTAGQQLSHVYLCLLPISKALASKEFLIQKFGKIERPLWDYDTVLANYKVALANGGKAPEKFLPEAVQPEAKKELTEELQQILDSIQQQLSGYSEEELDTIVMPHPLLGIMTVREMFYLMAYHAIHHLRQTEQNLPA is encoded by the coding sequence ATGAATACATCAGAACTTATTACCCTATTTCACAATAACCATATTGAATTGGCTAATTATGTGAATGCACTACCGGACGACCAATTTCTCTATAGCAAAAATGGCAAATGGACAGCCGGACAACAGCTTAGCCATGTCTATCTTTGCCTGTTGCCTATTTCAAAGGCATTGGCTTCTAAAGAATTCCTTATTCAAAAATTTGGAAAAATCGAACGTCCGCTTTGGGACTATGATACCGTACTGGCCAATTACAAAGTAGCTCTTGCCAATGGCGGAAAAGCTCCTGAAAAATTCCTGCCGGAAGCTGTACAGCCGGAAGCCAAAAAAGAATTAACTGAAGAACTGCAGCAGATTTTGGATTCCATCCAACAACAATTAAGCGGGTATTCTGAAGAAGAACTGGATACGATTGTTATGCCGCATCCTTTATTGGGTATTATGACCGTTCGCGAAATGTTTTATCTCATGGCCTACCATGCTATTCACCACCTGAGACAGACAGAACAAAATCTTCCAGCTTAA
- a CDS encoding DUF1398 domain-containing protein: protein MFTETQIKHAHSKVKSGADFPAYIQEIKSLGVISYDVYVADGHSEYHGTNEYEITTTAKYENLFIADSCDTISFKAGLKSHQQGQTDYNAFIAMSAKCGIEKWVVDTQKMSCSYYDKTGNEILVEQIPNSK, encoded by the coding sequence ATGTTTACAGAAACGCAAATCAAACATGCCCATAGCAAAGTAAAATCAGGGGCAGACTTCCCAGCCTACATACAAGAAATCAAATCTCTGGGTGTAATCTCTTACGATGTATATGTTGCAGACGGTCATTCCGAATATCATGGAACCAATGAGTATGAAATTACAACTACAGCAAAATATGAAAATCTGTTTATAGCAGACAGCTGCGATACAATATCCTTTAAAGCAGGCTTAAAATCACACCAACAAGGCCAAACCGATTACAATGCTTTTATAGCCATGAGTGCAAAGTGCGGTATTGAAAAATGGGTGGTCGATACGCAGAAAATGTCCTGTAGTTATTATGACAAAACCGGAAATGAAATATTGGTAGAACAGATACCCAATAGCAAATAA
- a CDS encoding SDR family NAD(P)-dependent oxidoreductase has translation MRQNNYQGALQQPIGSGFGATSTASEVIKGIDLTGKIAIVTGGNTGIGLETAKVLAGAGATVIIPARDIEKAKRNLEGISNIELEAMDLMDATSIDAFAERFLASGRPLHLLIHNAGIMWVPLRWDNRGYESQLATNYLAQFQLTARLWPTLKKAHGARVVNVSSQGHQFGTFDFDDPNFLNREYETLLSYGQSKTASNLFALELDERGKAFGIRAYSLHPGSINGTELAREAPLELFQKLGYCDANGVLFPEVAAALKTIPQGAATTVWCATSPMLNTIGGVYCEDCDIADLASEERITKGVRPYSVDESNAKRLWTLSETMTGIPFNAAE, from the coding sequence ATGAGACAGAACAATTATCAGGGAGCATTGCAACAGCCAATCGGTTCAGGATTTGGCGCAACCTCTACAGCATCCGAAGTTATTAAGGGTATCGACCTTACAGGAAAAATCGCAATCGTAACGGGCGGCAACACAGGGATTGGACTTGAAACTGCGAAAGTACTGGCTGGCGCAGGAGCCACCGTAATTATCCCGGCAAGAGATATTGAAAAAGCAAAAAGAAATCTGGAAGGAATATCGAATATAGAGTTGGAAGCAATGGATTTGATGGATGCCACTTCTATTGATGCTTTTGCTGAAAGATTTTTGGCTTCCGGAAGGCCATTACACTTGCTTATCCATAATGCAGGAATCATGTGGGTACCGCTGCGTTGGGACAATCGCGGTTATGAATCGCAACTGGCTACCAACTATCTCGCCCAATTTCAATTGACGGCCAGACTTTGGCCGACTCTTAAAAAAGCGCATGGTGCCCGGGTTGTAAATGTTTCTTCACAAGGTCACCAATTCGGAACTTTTGATTTTGACGACCCAAATTTTTTAAATCGTGAATATGAAACCCTGCTAAGTTATGGGCAATCCAAAACAGCCAGTAATTTATTTGCACTGGAACTCGATGAACGTGGCAAAGCATTTGGCATAAGAGCCTATTCGCTCCATCCGGGTTCCATAAATGGAACAGAATTGGCGAGAGAAGCACCCTTAGAATTATTCCAGAAACTAGGTTATTGTGATGCCAACGGAGTCCTATTTCCCGAAGTAGCTGCAGCATTAAAAACCATTCCGCAAGGAGCAGCCACAACTGTTTGGTGTGCTACAAGCCCAATGCTCAACACAATTGGAGGCGTATATTGCGAAGATTGCGATATAGCAGATTTAGCGTCGGAAGAAAGAATAACAAAAGGCGTCAGACCTTATTCTGTTGATGAATCCAACGCCAAACGATTATGGACACTCAGTGAAACGATGACCGGCATTCCTTTCAATGCAGCAGAGTAA
- a CDS encoding AraC family transcriptional regulator — protein sequence MEYQAKYITDDIKLSCYEDKFFKSDIMFDHHMLVWFISGETKIVQADATYYFKKGDIFLIPRNQLATIINYPKDGQPHRTVVMHLSTEKLRDFYTGLPIQPKAVASQKIHSYSNHPLLESCLASLLPYFGMETLPEDIASLKIKEAISILRTIDKGIDDVLANFEEPGKIDLAGYMEKNFMFNLPLEKFGYLTGRSLTTFKRDFSKAFHTTPQRWLTQKRLELAHYQFIEKKKKPIDVCYEVGFENLSHFSHAFKKQFGYSPTELTKRQNA from the coding sequence ATGGAATATCAGGCAAAATACATTACAGACGATATCAAACTTTCCTGTTATGAGGATAAGTTTTTCAAATCGGATATTATGTTTGACCATCATATGCTGGTTTGGTTTATCTCCGGCGAAACCAAAATCGTACAGGCTGATGCAACTTACTATTTCAAAAAAGGCGATATCTTTCTGATTCCAAGAAATCAGCTGGCCACCATTATCAATTATCCAAAAGACGGACAGCCACACAGAACAGTGGTAATGCATTTGTCTACCGAAAAACTGCGTGATTTTTATACCGGACTGCCTATTCAGCCAAAAGCGGTAGCATCTCAAAAAATACACAGTTACAGCAATCATCCGCTACTTGAAAGCTGTCTGGCCTCGCTACTTCCTTATTTTGGCATGGAAACACTACCCGAAGATATTGCTTCATTAAAAATCAAGGAAGCCATAAGCATATTACGCACGATAGACAAAGGAATTGATGATGTACTCGCCAACTTTGAAGAGCCCGGAAAAATTGACCTGGCCGGTTATATGGAAAAGAATTTCATGTTTAATCTTCCGTTAGAAAAATTCGGATACCTGACCGGTCGCAGCCTCACTACTTTCAAACGTGATTTTAGCAAGGCATTCCATACCACGCCACAACGTTGGCTTACGCAAAAACGATTGGAACTGGCACATTACCAATTCATCGAAAAGAAAAAAAAGCCTATCGATGTGTGCTATGAAGTCGGCTTTGAGAATCTGTCGCATTTTTCGCATGCCTTTAAAAAACAGTTTGGCTATTCGCCAACCGAGTTAACAAAACGGCAAAATGCCTGA
- a CDS encoding NAD(P)H-dependent oxidoreductase codes for MKTLVVVIHPNLQESVINKRWIEELEKYPDHYFIHRLYDTYPDEKIDVAKEQKLIESYDKIVFQFPFYWFNCPPLFKKWLDEVLTHGWAYGSKSGYKMGGKKIAMVLSVGVDEEEYRADGKYKYTLRELTTPFELTFEYIKADYRYFFAYYGIELNATDEWIEKSVPDYRKFLESL; via the coding sequence ATGAAAACATTAGTCGTAGTCATACATCCAAACCTACAAGAATCTGTAATCAATAAAAGATGGATTGAAGAATTAGAAAAATATCCTGACCACTATTTTATACATCGTTTGTATGATACTTATCCCGATGAAAAAATTGATGTTGCCAAAGAGCAAAAACTGATAGAATCCTATGATAAAATCGTATTTCAGTTTCCGTTTTATTGGTTCAATTGTCCGCCGTTGTTTAAAAAATGGTTGGATGAAGTGCTGACGCATGGTTGGGCCTATGGAAGTAAAAGCGGTTATAAGATGGGTGGTAAGAAAATAGCAATGGTGCTATCTGTAGGAGTAGACGAAGAAGAATATAGAGCCGACGGCAAATACAAATATACTTTGCGAGAGCTGACGACTCCTTTTGAACTGACTTTTGAATACATCAAAGCAGATTACCGCTACTTTTTTGCCTATTACGGAATAGAACTCAATGCTACTGACGAGTGGATTGAAAAGAGCGTACCTGATTACAGGAAGTTTTTAGAGAGCCTGTAA
- a CDS encoding winged helix-turn-helix transcriptional regulator produces MSKIKETSTNFENKKLLQDECLEVYASGIIGGQWTLAICCYLINGKLRFGELKKCMPTITERMLTLQLRKLEKNKIITRTVYAEVPPRVEYELTAIGYQLHTIIGELEDWGRKHKELMKQ; encoded by the coding sequence ATGAGTAAAATAAAGGAAACTTCAACCAACTTCGAAAACAAAAAGCTATTGCAAGACGAGTGTCTGGAAGTATATGCTTCCGGAATCATTGGAGGACAATGGACTTTAGCAATATGCTGTTATCTGATTAACGGAAAATTGAGATTCGGAGAATTAAAAAAATGCATGCCAACCATCACAGAACGTATGCTGACCTTACAATTGCGCAAACTCGAAAAGAATAAAATCATCACCCGCACTGTTTATGCAGAAGTTCCACCACGGGTCGAATATGAGTTAACTGCTATTGGCTATCAGCTACACACTATAATTGGAGAACTTGAAGATTGGGGAAGAAAACACAAAGAACTGATGAAACAATAA
- a CDS encoding YdeI/OmpD-associated family protein yields the protein MAATFFATQAEFRKWLEKHHKNETELLVGFYKLDSGKPSMTWSESVDQALCFGWIDGVRRSIDKESYSIRFTPRKKTSNWSAINIKKMEELTKAGLMTEAGQKAFIERKESRSKIYSYENEPVLLSAEYESQFRKNTAAWDFFMKQAPSYKKLTIHWIMDAKQEKTRQSRLEKAIRESEQQKRV from the coding sequence ATGGCAGCAACCTTTTTTGCAACACAGGCTGAATTTAGAAAATGGCTCGAAAAGCACCATAAAAACGAAACCGAGCTTCTGGTCGGTTTCTATAAATTAGACAGCGGAAAGCCATCCATGACCTGGTCAGAATCTGTTGACCAGGCACTCTGTTTTGGATGGATAGACGGAGTACGCAGGTCTATCGACAAAGAAAGTTACTCTATCCGTTTTACACCACGAAAAAAGACCAGCAACTGGAGCGCCATCAACATCAAAAAGATGGAAGAACTTACCAAAGCCGGACTGATGACCGAAGCGGGACAAAAGGCTTTCATTGAAAGAAAAGAAAGCAGGTCAAAGATTTATTCCTATGAAAATGAACCCGTACTTCTGTCCGCCGAATATGAAAGTCAATTTAGAAAGAACACTGCCGCCTGGGATTTTTTTATGAAACAAGCTCCATCCTATAAAAAACTAACCATTCATTGGATTATGGATGCCAAACAGGAAAAAACCAGACAATCCCGACTTGAAAAAGCAATCCGCGAAAGCGAACAGCAAAAAAGAGTTTAA
- a CDS encoding potassium transporter KefB, with protein MNNVSSHTDSSALKRRILIGGGIATALILFFLITSGEPNPEWGKFWRIKPLIIVPLAGAFGGGLFHYANQFIGGEKIWTRIAAFLIGAIAFIITLWMGTVLGLNGTYWN; from the coding sequence ATGAATAATGTATCATCTCACACAGATTCTTCCGCTTTAAAAAGAAGAATTTTAATTGGCGGAGGAATCGCCACTGCCTTAATACTTTTTTTCCTGATAACCTCAGGCGAACCCAATCCGGAATGGGGAAAATTCTGGAGAATTAAACCACTTATAATTGTCCCATTGGCAGGCGCTTTTGGTGGCGGATTATTCCATTATGCCAATCAGTTTATCGGTGGTGAGAAAATCTGGACAAGAATCGCAGCTTTCTTAATTGGTGCTATTGCTTTTATTATCACCCTTTGGATGGGTACCGTATTAGGATTAAATGGTACGTATTGGAACTAA
- a CDS encoding S41 family peptidase, producing MKLTLQKISLFSFLLFAAFTAKAQTTCDCSETFKWVKETFEKNDAGFDYAIQQKGMDMYEKHNAVFLQKVKTITESHECAEVLNEWLKFFRKGHFGVMALATATTQQSANVKQWPVLAVKEKELRSKPTKDAKDLVGIWKVGAYKIGIVKKDKGYKGVILESGNVAWKPQQVKMEINEDGSGVFYMGDFSPLKFKKMDWVGKNAIKLAPAIQLQREYPTFPENADIQLYAKAMSTGKPFMEKLSEETLYLRIPSFGGEQKKVIDSVLSAHEKEIKSTKNLIIDIRNGTGGDDDSYANIIPYLYTNPIRIVGMELLSTPLNNKRMESYLSMPDLSEKSRMQVNAALTLLNDNLGKFVNLNGGDKVHIQKMDAVLPFPQQVAIIANEANGSTDEQFLMAAKQSKKVKLFGTSTFGVLDISNMNFVKSPDEKFQLGYCLSKSYRIPGMAIDGIGIQPDYFIDSTIPNELWIKYAASVLEDKEFQP from the coding sequence ATGAAACTTACTCTCCAAAAAATTTCGTTGTTTTCCTTTTTACTTTTTGCAGCTTTTACCGCAAAAGCCCAGACAACCTGCGACTGTTCCGAAACTTTTAAATGGGTAAAAGAAACCTTTGAAAAAAACGATGCGGGTTTTGATTATGCCATCCAGCAAAAAGGAATGGATATGTATGAAAAACACAATGCTGTTTTTTTACAAAAAGTAAAGACGATAACAGAAAGCCATGAATGTGCGGAGGTGCTGAATGAATGGTTGAAGTTTTTCAGGAAAGGACACTTTGGAGTTATGGCTTTGGCAACAGCAACTACGCAACAGTCGGCTAATGTCAAACAATGGCCTGTACTGGCTGTAAAGGAAAAAGAGCTGCGAAGCAAACCAACAAAAGACGCTAAGGATTTAGTGGGAATCTGGAAAGTAGGGGCCTATAAAATTGGTATTGTTAAAAAAGATAAAGGCTATAAAGGAGTTATTCTGGAATCGGGCAATGTGGCATGGAAACCACAGCAGGTAAAAATGGAAATAAATGAAGATGGTTCCGGTGTTTTTTATATGGGAGATTTTTCGCCTTTAAAATTCAAAAAGATGGATTGGGTTGGTAAAAATGCTATAAAATTGGCACCTGCAATTCAATTACAACGAGAATATCCTACGTTTCCTGAAAATGCAGACATACAACTGTATGCAAAAGCAATGAGTACGGGCAAGCCTTTTATGGAAAAGCTTTCTGAGGAAACCTTATACTTGCGAATTCCTTCTTTTGGCGGCGAACAAAAGAAAGTAATTGACAGTGTGCTTTCGGCTCATGAAAAAGAAATCAAGAGTACTAAAAACCTGATAATCGATATTCGTAACGGAACCGGTGGTGATGACGACAGCTATGCGAATATTATCCCTTATTTGTATACCAATCCGATACGCATTGTAGGTATGGAGCTTTTGTCTACACCGTTAAACAACAAAAGAATGGAAAGCTACTTGTCTATGCCGGATTTGTCTGAAAAAAGCAGAATGCAGGTAAACGCTGCACTTACTTTACTTAACGACAATCTTGGAAAATTTGTGAATCTGAACGGAGGTGACAAAGTGCATATACAGAAGATGGATGCTGTATTGCCTTTTCCGCAACAGGTAGCTATCATCGCCAATGAGGCTAACGGAAGTACAGACGAACAGTTTTTGATGGCGGCCAAGCAGAGCAAAAAGGTAAAGCTTTTTGGAACAAGTACTTTTGGAGTGTTGGATATTTCAAACATGAATTTTGTGAAATCACCGGATGAGAAATTCCAATTGGGCTACTGCCTTTCTAAGAGCTATAGAATACCGGGCATGGCCATTGACGGTATAGGAATACAGCCGGATTATTTTATTGACAGCACCATCCCAAATGAGCTTTGGATAAAATACGCCGCTTCTGTTTTGGAAGACAAAGAGTTTCAGCCTTAA
- a CDS encoding tetratricopeptide repeat protein, translating into MKKTLLPIFILISFLSNAQSIEEKIAKKACECEEQKTKIGEEAYRSCIADIVKEAIATEEDPKTREEVNTVEGLMALLPKVKSLLPEICDKVKGQKSDEKRKLFYSDSKIESAQNAYIIAKDFMSKNQYKPAIENFLTAIKNDEKFVLAYDDLAVCYRQLEKYNDAIKYYKKSLEIYPEGDFALMNIAVVYSLKSDFKTAIQYYEKLIQFYPENAEGYFGAGKNYLLMKNYEKALNNIFTAHRIYTEENSKYAKDSEVVIGAIYQKLQEENKEDLFKKIAKEHNIQLN; encoded by the coding sequence ATGAAAAAAACACTACTCCCAATCTTTATCCTTATTTCATTTCTATCCAACGCACAAAGCATAGAAGAAAAAATAGCTAAAAAAGCATGCGAATGTGAAGAACAAAAAACTAAAATTGGCGAAGAGGCTTACAGGAGCTGTATTGCCGATATCGTAAAAGAAGCCATTGCTACAGAAGAAGATCCCAAAACCCGGGAAGAAGTAAACACGGTTGAAGGACTCATGGCACTGCTCCCAAAAGTCAAAAGCCTTTTGCCTGAAATTTGCGACAAGGTAAAAGGGCAAAAATCAGATGAAAAAAGGAAGCTGTTCTATTCTGATTCAAAAATTGAAAGCGCACAAAATGCTTATATCATTGCGAAAGATTTTATGAGTAAGAACCAATACAAACCTGCCATTGAAAACTTTTTGACAGCAATTAAAAATGACGAAAAATTTGTCCTGGCTTATGATGATTTGGCCGTCTGTTACAGACAACTTGAAAAGTATAACGATGCTATAAAATATTATAAAAAGTCACTCGAAATTTATCCAGAAGGCGACTTTGCCCTAATGAATATTGCCGTTGTCTATTCTTTAAAATCTGATTTTAAAACCGCCATCCAATATTATGAAAAACTCATACAGTTTTATCCTGAAAATGCCGAAGGTTATTTTGGAGCCGGAAAAAACTATCTTTTAATGAAGAATTACGAAAAAGCACTAAACAATATATTCACAGCACACCGCATCTATACCGAAGAAAACTCCAAATACGCTAAAGACTCTGAAGTAGTTATAGGAGCGATTTACCAAAAACTACAGGAAGAAAACAAAGAAGATTTGTTTAAAAAGATTGCTAAGGAGCATAATATTCAGTTGAATTAA
- a CDS encoding restriction endonuclease, producing the protein MKIKSITERTFYSRNIQKHEMASMLGKEEKWFEESDNNLLATIIRDKVDNDWAYMILAKERNDEYRAVEVDVSFQTMEVAENQLMIKLNKLITSGEYKEELYSDNETSETSSSLIITDINEEVKKYLKKHPEKLHDLSPRKFEELVASILEDMGLDVTLTKETRDGGSDIIARVKNSIASFLILVECKKYSPEHKVNVGIIREVAGVHSLKEPSKSIIVTTSTFTKDAIKEAALHKEKIELKDYYNLKDWLNTY; encoded by the coding sequence ATGAAAATCAAATCAATTACAGAAAGAACATTTTATTCAAGAAACATTCAAAAGCATGAAATGGCAAGTATGTTAGGTAAAGAAGAAAAATGGTTTGAAGAAAGTGACAATAATCTCTTGGCAACAATTATAAGGGATAAAGTTGATAATGATTGGGCTTATATGATTTTAGCCAAAGAAAGGAATGATGAATATCGTGCTGTTGAAGTTGATGTTTCTTTTCAAACTATGGAAGTAGCAGAAAATCAATTAATGATAAAATTAAATAAATTGATTACTAGTGGCGAGTACAAGGAAGAATTATATTCTGATAATGAAACTTCAGAAACAAGCTCTAGTTTAATAATCACTGACATTAATGAAGAAGTAAAAAAATATTTAAAAAAGCATCCTGAAAAGCTACATGATCTTAGCCCACGAAAATTTGAAGAATTGGTCGCAAGTATTTTAGAAGATATGGGGCTAGATGTAACTTTAACAAAAGAGACAAGAGATGGAGGAAGTGACATTATTGCAAGAGTAAAAAATTCAATTGCCAGTTTTTTAATATTAGTAGAGTGTAAAAAATATTCTCCTGAACATAAAGTAAATGTTGGTATAATAAGAGAAGTGGCTGGAGTGCATAGCTTAAAAGAACCTTCAAAAAGTATTATTGTAACTACAAGTACCTTCACGAAAGACGCAATTAAAGAAGCTGCATTACATAAAGAGAAAATAGAATTAAAGGATTATTATAATTTAAAAGACTGGTTAAATACATACTAA